In the genome of Curtobacterium sp. MCLR17_036, the window TCCTCCACCGGCCCGCGCCGGGCTGCCGTCCTGATGCTCTTCGGCGTGCTCGACGACGTCCCGAGCACCCGCACGCCGAGCGACCACCCCACCGGCGCCCCGGCCGTCGGCCGCGACCTCGACGTCCTGCTCTTGGCCCGTGCGGCGACCCTCCGCTCGCACCCCGGCGAGGTCGCCTTCCCGGGCGGCCGCATCGATCCCGGGGACCGTGACGCCACCGCCGCCGCCCTGCGCGAGGCCCGTGAGGAGACCGGCATCGACACCGCCGGTGTCGAGGTGCTCGGGACGCTGCCCGCGGTGCCGCTCGAGCACTCGAACCACCTGGTCCGACCGGTGCTGGGGTGGTGGCGGGAGCCGTCACCGATCCGGGTGGTCGACGAACGCGAGTCGGCCGCGGTGTTCCGGGTCCCCGTGGCGGACCTCCTCGACCCGGCACGACGCGGCGTCACCGTCCTGCGGAACGGCGGGCGGGAGTGGCGCGGTCCCGCGTTCACCGTGGAGTCGGCGCACGGACCGCACCTGGTGTGGGGGTTCACCGCCGGACTGCTCGACGCACTGTTCGATCGGCTCGGCTGGACCGAACCGTGGGACGCCGACCGCGTGGTCCCCCTGCCGCCGACCGCCTGACCCGCGCCGAGCGCGCCCCACCGACCACCCCCAGCCGAGTCCAGAGCGCCCCGCGCCCCGCCCGACCGGAACTGGGAGAGTCCCGCGTTCCTCCGGCCGGACCCGGCGGGACCGGAGAAGAGTGCAGGGACCGGCACGACCACCACAACGAAGGAAGCACCGCGATGACCGACGTCCTGCCCACGACGGGAACGGCAGCCACCGACGAGACCTGGTGGCGCCAGGCGAGCGTCTACCAGATCTACCCGCGCTCGTTCGCCGACGCGAACGGCGACGGCATCGGCGACCTGCCGGGCATCACCGAGCGCGTGCCGTACCTGGCCTCGCTCGGCATCGAGGCCGTCTGGCTCAGCCCGTTCTACCCGTCCGCCCTCGCCGACGGCGGCTACGACGTCGACGACTACCGTGACGTCGACCCGCGGCTCGGCTCCCTCGACGACTTCGACCGCCTGGTCGAGGCGCTGCACGGCGCCGGCATCCGGGTCATCGTCGACGTGGTCCCCAACCACACGAGCGACCGACACGTGTGGTTCCGCGAGGCCCTGGCGTCGGAGAAGGGCTCGGCGGCCCGCGACCGCTACGTCTTCCGCGACGGCACCGGCCCGGACGGCCAGGAGCCGCCGGCCGACTGGGTGTCGATCTTCGGCGGCCCGGCCTGGTCCCCCGTCGGCGACGGCCAGTGGTACCTGCACAACTTCGCGAAGGAGCAGCCCGACCTGAACTGGGCGAACCGCGAGGTCCGCGACGACTTCCTGCACACGCTGCGCTTCTGGTCCGACCGCGGGGTGGACGGCTTCCGGATCGACGTCGCCCACGGGCTGGCGAAGGACCTGCCCGAGGGCGAGCTGCCGACGTGGGCCGAGGTCCTCGCCGCGCCGAAGGACGGCTCGCACATCCTCTGGGACCGCGACGACGTGCACGAGATCTACGCCGAGTGGCGGAAGGTGTTCGACGAGTACACGCCGGCCCGCACCGCGGTCGCCGAGGCCTGGGTCGCGGCCGACCGCCGCGCGCGCTACGCGAGCGCCGACGGGCTCGGCCAGGCGTTCAACTTCGACCTGCTCGAGGCCGACTTCGACGCCGGCACATTCCGGGAGATCATCGAGTTCAACCTCGGCCTCGCCGAGCAGTCGGGCTCGTCGACCACGTGGGTGTTCTCGAACCACGACGTCGTCCGCCACCCGACCCGCTACGCACTGCCGCCGCGGAACGGCTCCCCCGACAAGCAGGGCAGCGCCTGGCTGCTCGCCGGCGGGTCCCGCGACGACCTCGACCTCGCGCTCGGCCTGCGCCGCGCGCAGGCGGCGACGCTGCTCGAGCTCGCCCTGCCCGGCTCCGCGTACCTGTACCAGGGCGAGGAGCTCGGCCTGCACGAGGTCGGCGACATCCCGGACGCCGACCGCCAGGACCCCGCGTTCTTCCGGAACCCCGGCGTCGACGTCGGCCGCGACGGCTGCCGCGTCCCGATCCCGTGGACCCGCTCCGGCCCGTCGTACGGCTTCGGTCCGGGCGGCTCGCACCTGCCGCAGCCGGCCTGGTTCGCCGGGTCGAGCGTCGAGGCCGAGGACGCCGACCCGGACTCGACGCTCAACCTGTACCGGAAGGCCCTCGCCCTGCGCGGGCAGCTGCAGTCCGAGGAGCGGCTCGAGTGGCTCGAGACCGGCCGCGACGACGTGCTCGCCTTCCGTCGTCCGAACGGCTGGACGAGCGTGACGGTGTTCGGCGACGAGCCCTTCGCCCTGCCGTCGGGCGAGCTGCTGCTCGCCTCGGCTCCGGTGGCCGACGGCACGCTGGCCGGCGTCGGTACCGCCTGGTTGCGTTCCTGAGCCGGGCACGCGTCAGGCACGCGACCGGGTGACGGACGGGAGGCCCGTGGCGGCGCCGCCACGGGCCTCCCGTCCGTCCGCCGTCACCGTCCCGATCCGTCAGCCGGTCCCGGTAGGGTCGCGGCATGAGCGGGGCGAGCATCGACGTGCGGGACTTCGTGATGCGGTTCGGCGACCGCACCGTCGTCGACCGCCTGTCGTTCGACATCGCTCCCGGTGAGACGTTCGGGTTGCTCGGCAGCAACGGCTCCGGCAAGACCACCACGATCCGTGCCCTGCTCGGCATCACCGCCCCGACCGAGGGCACCCTGACGATCGACGGCGAACCGTACCGACCCGCGACCGGTGGGATCGGCTACCTGCCCGAGGAGCGCGGGCTGTACCGCAAGGAGTCCGTCATCGACGTGATGTCGTACTTCGGCCGGTTGCGGGGCCTGCGCGGCACGGACGCCACGGCCTGGAGCATGGACTACCTGGCCCGCGTCGGCCTTGCGGACCGCGCGAAGGCCCGCGTCGACAAGCTCTCCGGCGGCCAGCAGCAGAAGGTGCAGCTCGGCATCACGATCATGGACCGGCCGCGGCTGCTCATCCTCGACGAACCAACGAAGGGCCTCGACCCGGTCAACCGACGACTGCTGCTCGACCTGGTCGCCGAGCGCAAGGCCGACGGCGCCACCGTGATCCTCGTCACGCACCACATGGACGAGGTCGAACGGCTCTGCGACCGCATCCTGCTGCTCAAGGACGGCACCGCCGCCGCGTACGGCACGATCCCGGACGTGCAGGACGCCTTCGGCGGCGCCGTCGCGCGCGTCGGGGTCGACGGCACGGTCCCGCCGTCCGACCTGTACCGGCTCGCCCGGCACGAGGGGCACGTCGCCTACCTGGTGCCGACCGCGGCCGCGGCCGCCGACGGCGCGGACATCCTGGCGTCGCTCGTCGCCGCCGGTGTGCACGTCACCGCGTTCGCGATGCGCCGGATCCCCCTCGACGAGATCTTCGTGCAGGTGTACGGCCACGACGCCCTGACGGCGGAGACCGCCGGTGCGGGGGCCCGCGCGTGAGCCGTCTCGGCACCGTCGTCCGGTTCGAGTTCGTCCGGGCCGTGAAGAAGCCCGCGTTCTGGATCGGCACGCTCGCGCTGCCGGTCGTCATCGTCGTCGTCTCCCTGCTCGTCGGCATCGGCCAG includes:
- a CDS encoding CoA pyrophosphatase, with amino-acid sequence MTIDRRETAVAARAALAGVVGPDRPAAHGSLDRRSSTGPRRAAVLMLFGVLDDVPSTRTPSDHPTGAPAVGRDLDVLLLARAATLRSHPGEVAFPGGRIDPGDRDATAAALREAREETGIDTAGVEVLGTLPAVPLEHSNHLVRPVLGWWREPSPIRVVDERESAAVFRVPVADLLDPARRGVTVLRNGGREWRGPAFTVESAHGPHLVWGFTAGLLDALFDRLGWTEPWDADRVVPLPPTA
- a CDS encoding glycoside hydrolase family 13 protein, with translation MTDVLPTTGTAATDETWWRQASVYQIYPRSFADANGDGIGDLPGITERVPYLASLGIEAVWLSPFYPSALADGGYDVDDYRDVDPRLGSLDDFDRLVEALHGAGIRVIVDVVPNHTSDRHVWFREALASEKGSAARDRYVFRDGTGPDGQEPPADWVSIFGGPAWSPVGDGQWYLHNFAKEQPDLNWANREVRDDFLHTLRFWSDRGVDGFRIDVAHGLAKDLPEGELPTWAEVLAAPKDGSHILWDRDDVHEIYAEWRKVFDEYTPARTAVAEAWVAADRRARYASADGLGQAFNFDLLEADFDAGTFREIIEFNLGLAEQSGSSTTWVFSNHDVVRHPTRYALPPRNGSPDKQGSAWLLAGGSRDDLDLALGLRRAQAATLLELALPGSAYLYQGEELGLHEVGDIPDADRQDPAFFRNPGVDVGRDGCRVPIPWTRSGPSYGFGPGGSHLPQPAWFAGSSVEAEDADPDSTLNLYRKALALRGQLQSEERLEWLETGRDDVLAFRRPNGWTSVTVFGDEPFALPSGELLLASAPVADGTLAGVGTAWLRS
- a CDS encoding ATP-binding cassette domain-containing protein, whose product is MSGASIDVRDFVMRFGDRTVVDRLSFDIAPGETFGLLGSNGSGKTTTIRALLGITAPTEGTLTIDGEPYRPATGGIGYLPEERGLYRKESVIDVMSYFGRLRGLRGTDATAWSMDYLARVGLADRAKARVDKLSGGQQQKVQLGITIMDRPRLLILDEPTKGLDPVNRRLLLDLVAERKADGATVILVTHHMDEVERLCDRILLLKDGTAAAYGTIPDVQDAFGGAVARVGVDGTVPPSDLYRLARHEGHVAYLVPTAAAAADGADILASLVAAGVHVTAFAMRRIPLDEIFVQVYGHDALTAETAGAGARA